A portion of the Maylandia zebra isolate NMK-2024a linkage group LG9, Mzebra_GT3a, whole genome shotgun sequence genome contains these proteins:
- the LOC101474202 gene encoding coagulation factor XIII A chain, translating into MTGPTAETQKGRYAKPLPTSNLSYSDVVPEFEPFEGVAESEVTPRAFAPGGVLLEALKINMCQDVNKPKHYTTDYYMQNLVVRRGQEFVMQVTFNRPLAPEDDFHIEFTIGSDPSPNKGSLVMVTFGNRGSSSWSGRILQSQGTSVMFGITPDAAAIVGKFQVYVAISTGMGMQRSKRDPTTDLYLLFNAWCPDDHVFLPNEAERQEYVLNDEGVIYQGSSSSVVDRPWTFGQFERGILDACIFVLDASQMPIYDRGNVVKLVRVGSAMMNSQDDNGVMVGNWSNDYSMGKPPTSWTGSTKILLQYANTGVPVCFAQCWVYAGVFNTFLRCLGIPARVITNYNSAHDNTGNLKTDLLFNADGTPDRRNTRDSIWNYHCWNEVMIKRPDLPPGLEGWQVVDSTPQETSDGFFRCGPAPVIAIKEGHVCYPFDCGFVFAEVNSDVVFLKRDKYGNLTPFRVDKTYVGEKILTKAVGSQQQNNITNTYKYPEGSAEDEATMARAEGFGCERDHSDVPEDDLSVTVIVEPCVIGQDVQLVATFKNQGKVLRNVTAHLDCDIIFYTGVVASHFKDITFDVTVLPYQSYSVPFKIPAYEYQTQLSSQTCLRFIVSGQSDNLHVLDLKVLELQTPDLKVTLNGEPLLNQEMGVKVEFTNNFGFPLRGVNLSLEGAGLIGPKSKYYREIPPQATITWQETFIPWLPGLRRITALMDCQEVRQVSGFVEVNIPYPAK; encoded by the exons ATGACTGGTCCAACTGCTGAAACCCAGAAGGGGCGCTACGCCAAGCCG CTGCCGACCTCCAACCTGTCATATTCAGATGTTGTTCCAGAATTTGAACCTTTTGAAGGCGTTGCTGAATCTGAGGTCACGCCCAGAGCGTTTGCACCTGGTGGAG TGTTGCTGGAGGCACTGAAAATCAACATGTGTCAGGACGTCAACAAGCCGAAGCACTACACCACCGACTACTACATGCAGAACCTGGTGGTGCGCCGTGGTCAGGAGTTCGTCATGCAGGTGACCTTCAACCGCCCGCTGGCTCCGGAGGACGACTTCCACATCGAGTTTACGATTG GCTCCGATCCTTCGCCCAATAAGGGCTCCCTGGTGATGGTGACCTTCGGTAACCGTGGCAGCAGTTCGTGGTCAGGCCGGATTCTGCAATCTCAGGGTACATCTGTGATGTTCGGCATCACACCAGATGCCGCCGCCATTGTGGGGAAGTTTCAGGTGTACGTGGCCATCTCCACTGGCATGGGCATGCAGCGCTCAAAGAGGGACCCCACCACTGACCTGTACCTGCTCTTCAACGCCTGGTGTCCAG ACGATCACGTGTTTCTTCCTAATGAAGCAGAAAGACAGGAGTACGTCCTGAATGATGAAGGGGTGATCTACCAGGGTTCATCTAGCTCTGTGGTAGACCGTCCATGGACATTTGGGCAG TTTGAGCGCGGCATTTTGGACGCCTGTATCTTCGTCCTGGATGCGTCTCAGATGCCAATCTACGACCGGGGCAACGTTGTCAAGCTGGTCAGGGTGGGATCTGCCATG ATGAACTCTCAGGATGATAACGGTGTGATGGTTGGGAACTGGAGCAATGACTATTCCATGGGCAAACCCCCGACGTCTTGGACTGGCAGCACCAAAATCCTGCTGCAATACGCCAACACCGGAGTCCCGGTCTGTTTCGCTCAGTGCTGGGTGTACGCTGGAGTCTTCAACACCT TCCTCAGATGCCTTGGCATCCCAGCAAGGGTCATCACCAACTACAATTCAGCTCATGACAACACGGGCAACCTGAAGACTGACCTCCTCTTCAATGCTGATGGCACCCCAGACAGACGCAACACCAGGGACTCCATCTG GAACTACCACTGCTGGAACGAGGTGATGATTAAGCGTCCTGATTTGCCGCCCGGGCTGGAAGGATGGCAGGTGGTTGACTCCACGCCTCAGGAGACCAGTGACG GCTTTTTCCGCTGTGGTCCAGCACCGGTCATTGCCATTAAGGAGGGTCACGTGTGTTACCCGTTTGACTGCGGCTTTGTGTTCGCTGAG GTGAACAGTGACGTGGTCTTCCTGAAGAGAGATAAGTACGGGAATCTGACTCCCTTCAGAGTGGACAAGACGTACGTTGGAGAGAAAATTTTAACCAAAGCTGTGGGCTCACAACAACAGAACAACATCACAAACACCTACAAGTACCCTGAAG GAAGTGCAGAAGATGAGGCGACCATGGCCCGGGCGGAGGGGTTCGGCTGTGAGAGGGATCACAGTGATGTGCCTGAGGATGACCTGTCTGTCACCGTCATCGTGGAGCCG TGTGTTATAGGTCAGGATGTGCAGCTGGTAGCGACCTTCAAGAACCAGGGTAAAGTCCTCAGAAACGTGACGGCTCACCTGGACTGTGACATCATCTTCTACACTGGAGTTGTGGCCAGTCACTTCAAAGACATCACCTTCGATGTGACTGTGCTGCCCTACCAGA GTTATAGTGTGCCGTTTAAGATCCCAGCTTATGAGTACCAGACCCAGCTGAGCTCTCAGACCTGCCTGCGCTTCATTGTGAGCGGACAGTCTGATAACCTGCATGTGCTTGACTTAAAGGTGCTGGAGCTGCAGACCCCGGACCTCAAAGTGACG TTGAACGGGGAGCCTCTGCTGAACCAGGAGATGGGTGTCAAAGTTGAGTTCACCAACAACTTCGGCTTTCCTCTGCGTGGCGTCAATCTATCCCTCGAGGGAGCTGGGCTCATAGGTCCAAAGTCTAAATACTACAG AGAGATTCCTCCTCAGGCTACCATCACCTGGCAGGAGACATTCATCCCTTGGCTGCCTGGACTGCGTCGGATCACGGCGTTGATGGACTGCCAGGAAGTCCGTCAG GTGTCTGGATTTGTTGAGGTCAACATCCCTTACCCTGCAAAGTAA